From the Salinimicrobium tongyeongense genome, one window contains:
- a CDS encoding cytochrome d ubiquinol oxidase subunit II: MLYVVLFFLLFSLLLYVLLGGADFGAGIVELFSSPRNKRTTRDTIYRVMGPVWEANHIWLIILIVILWIAFPVYFNVIVIYLHVPFVLVLLGITMRGVAFIFRHYDAIVDESQVWYNWMFRISSFITPVFLGMSFGALIGGKIILAEDFARYSFVDLYMLPWFNVFTLLVGLFYAALCAFLASTLLIGETEGEVRKIFSRKSAYFTIALVVLGFILIIYGYVQDVKFIRDFIHNPVSLAAVGLSAFLLVPLWRAINRQNRIASRYLAGLQVVLVLFAALYAHFPYIIITAEKELSLLEGLPPQSVISNLGMMLIIGGGVILPGLFHLMKSFGMIKILKTGEDEMGK, from the coding sequence ATGCTTTATGTAGTCCTTTTCTTCCTGTTATTTTCCCTGTTGCTTTACGTGTTACTGGGCGGTGCCGATTTTGGCGCGGGGATAGTAGAATTATTTTCTTCCCCACGAAATAAAAGAACCACCCGGGACACCATCTACAGGGTGATGGGGCCGGTGTGGGAAGCCAACCACATCTGGCTCATCATCCTTATCGTGATCTTATGGATAGCCTTTCCGGTTTACTTCAATGTGATCGTGATCTATTTGCACGTGCCTTTTGTGCTTGTTCTGCTGGGCATCACCATGAGAGGCGTCGCATTCATTTTTCGGCATTACGATGCCATTGTAGACGAGTCGCAGGTGTGGTATAACTGGATGTTCAGGATATCAAGCTTTATCACTCCGGTTTTTTTAGGTATGTCTTTTGGTGCCCTCATAGGCGGAAAGATCATTCTTGCTGAAGATTTTGCCAGGTACAGCTTTGTAGACCTTTACATGTTACCCTGGTTCAATGTCTTTACGCTTTTGGTGGGGCTTTTCTATGCGGCACTCTGTGCTTTTCTTGCCTCCACTTTGCTCATTGGTGAAACTGAAGGCGAGGTGCGAAAGATCTTCAGCCGTAAATCCGCTTATTTTACAATCGCCCTGGTTGTTCTGGGTTTTATTCTGATTATTTACGGCTATGTGCAAGACGTGAAGTTTATCAGGGATTTTATTCATAATCCCGTTTCACTGGCTGCAGTTGGGCTATCGGCCTTTCTTTTGGTTCCGCTATGGCGGGCCATTAACAGGCAAAACCGCATCGCCAGCAGGTACCTGGCAGGTTTGCAGGTGGTGCTGGTACTTTTTGCTGCCCTTTATGCCCATTTCCCATACATAATCATTACGGCAGAAAAAGAGCTGAGTCTGTTGGAAGGGCTGCCGCCTCAAAGCGTAATAAGTAATCTCGGGATGATGTTGATCATTGGAGGAGGTGTGATCCTCCCGGGGCTTTTTCATTTAATGAAGTCTTTCGGCATGATCAAAATTTTGAAGACTGGAGAAGACGAGATGGGAAAATAA
- a CDS encoding cytochrome ubiquinol oxidase subunit I, protein MENLDFARLQMAFTLGFHIIFACIGMVMPFFMVVSHKKWLNTRNPLYLELTKAWQKGVAIFFVTGAVSGTALSFELGMLWPEFMKHAGPIIGMPFSLEGAAFFVEAIALGFYLYGWHKLPKKFHWFTGIIIGISGVASGILVVSANGWMNAPTGFDYVNGEYINIDPVQALLNPAWFTQALHMTLAAFVATSFAVAGVHAFQVYRNKRPELHKKAFKIAIVFGAVAAFLQPLSGDFSAKDIAERQPVKLAAMEAHYETDTNVPLYIGGIVDEETQTVSHKIAIPGALSFLAFGDFDAEVVGLKDFPADELPPVAVVHYAFQVMVGIGTLLMLAGLLYFISLKYKSLLKRNWYWLLFVFLAPLGFIAVEAGWVVTEVGRQPWIIYGFMKTSEAVTPMPGMEFSFYMYVVVYLVLALTVTWLMRRQIKVLNSEKD, encoded by the coding sequence ATGGAAAATCTTGATTTTGCACGTTTACAGATGGCCTTTACCCTCGGGTTTCATATCATCTTCGCCTGTATTGGGATGGTGATGCCTTTCTTTATGGTGGTCTCGCACAAGAAGTGGCTCAATACCCGCAACCCCCTGTATCTGGAATTGACCAAGGCCTGGCAAAAAGGCGTGGCTATTTTCTTTGTGACAGGAGCAGTTTCGGGAACTGCCCTTTCTTTTGAACTGGGTATGCTGTGGCCCGAGTTCATGAAACATGCCGGCCCTATTATTGGGATGCCTTTCTCGCTTGAAGGGGCAGCATTTTTTGTTGAAGCTATCGCCCTGGGGTTTTACCTCTACGGCTGGCACAAGCTGCCCAAAAAATTCCATTGGTTTACAGGGATTATTATCGGGATATCTGGTGTGGCATCGGGAATCCTGGTGGTGTCGGCCAATGGCTGGATGAATGCGCCAACGGGTTTTGATTATGTGAATGGGGAATATATCAATATTGATCCGGTGCAGGCCTTGTTGAACCCGGCCTGGTTCACCCAGGCTTTGCACATGACCTTAGCGGCATTTGTGGCCACGAGCTTTGCGGTGGCAGGAGTACATGCTTTTCAGGTTTACCGCAATAAAAGGCCCGAACTTCATAAAAAAGCGTTTAAAATCGCCATTGTATTTGGTGCGGTAGCTGCATTTCTTCAGCCTTTGAGCGGAGATTTTTCAGCAAAAGATATTGCAGAGCGGCAACCGGTGAAACTGGCTGCCATGGAGGCGCATTACGAAACTGATACCAATGTGCCGCTTTATATTGGAGGGATAGTAGATGAAGAAACACAAACAGTTTCTCATAAAATAGCAATTCCCGGGGCACTTTCTTTTCTGGCCTTCGGGGATTTTGATGCCGAAGTTGTGGGATTAAAGGATTTCCCGGCAGATGAACTTCCGCCGGTGGCAGTGGTGCACTACGCTTTCCAGGTCATGGTGGGAATCGGGACCCTGCTCATGCTGGCCGGGTTGCTTTATTTTATTAGCCTTAAGTACAAATCACTTTTAAAACGGAACTGGTACTGGCTGCTCTTTGTCTTTCTGGCCCCTTTGGGCTTTATTGCGGTAGAAGCAGGCTGGGTGGTGACCGAAGTAGGCCGCCAGCCATGGATCATTTACGGTTTTATGAAAACCAGCGAGGCCGTTACGCCCATGCCGGGAATGGAATTTAGTTTTTACATGTACGTGGTGGTGTACCTCGTGCTTGCCCTTACCGTCACCTGGCTGATGAGAAGACAGATCAAAGTACTTAATTCCGAAAAAGATTAG